DNA sequence from the bacterium genome:
ATCGAGAAAGTCCGTGGCCGCACACAAGCCCAGAGACAGTGCAGCGCTCTGCGAACCAAAGTTGTAGCGACGGGCGCTGGGCGCCCAGGCGGTGAGGCCTGTTTCATAATCCCATTGCGACTCTGATCCGGCTCCGGTCATGATCGGCTCCACCAGATCCAGCTTTTCTTTTTTGATGTAGAGAAATCCGGTGCCCTTGGGCGCCATCATCCATTTGTGACCGCAGGACGCATAAAAATCGCAGTCAAGTTCTTTGACATCGACAGGGAACATACCACAGGGATGGGCGCCGTCCAGCATGACCCAGAGGCCTTTATCGTGCGCCAGGCGACAGATCTCTTTGCCCGGCAGGATCTGCCCTTGGGTGCAGGTCATGTGCGGTACCGCGATGACGCGGGTTTTCTTGGTGATCGTGTCGTTAAGACGGTTGAGGACATCCTGACTGTCCAGGCCTAACGGCATGGCACGGACTACGACGCCGTCCCGTTTGGCGCGAGCATACCAGGGGATGGCGTTGCCCAGATGTTCATGATTGGTCAGGATAACCTCGTCCCCCTTGCGCAGCCGAATGCCCTGAGCGATGATGTTGATGCCCTCAGTGACATTATGGGTGAGCGCGATCTCGTCTTCGCTGCAGTTGAGGAAACGGGCCAGTCTGGGCCGGCTGTCCTCATAGCCGCCGTATTCGCCGGTGGCGTTGACCAGCTCTTCGCGACTGCGCATCGCCTCCTGCACGACGAACGGAGACGGGCCCATCGTGCCGTTATTCATATAGATTCTTGTTTTTTGCAGCGGAAATTGATCCCGCACTACACGCCAGAAATTTTCATCCTGTGCGGAAAAATCGTGGTCTTTGGCCACAAGATAGCGGGCCGGAGAGCTCTTGGGCATACTCAGCAGCGCCAGGCCACCGACCATTCCGCCGGTCACAGAACGAAAGAACCCCCGTCGATCCACGGTTTTTGAAATCATGATATCTCCAATATTTTTTATCTGATAGCCAATTGCCTGAACTGATAAATTATTAAAAACCTGCCATAAATGCAAGCGTTCGTTTCTATTTCAGCCCGGGGTACGACCATGACCCGGGCCAAAACAGCTCCCCTATGCAATAGACAGACAGGGGTGAGCTTGCCATCACTCTGATTTAGCGAAAGAGGCCGCCATGTTCCATCACCGTTTCCTTTGCCTGCTGATGATCGTTGGATTGCCGATCAACCCCATCCAAGCGTTGGATCAGCCGGTCGAGCTGGAAAACCCGGAGATATTTCAGATCAACCGCGAGCCGGCGCGCTGCTCCGGCATTCCGTATGCCACCAGGGAGCAGGCGAAGACGCATCAGATTGAAACATCCACATACTATCGGCTGCTCAGCGGTTCTTGGAAATTCCATTGGGTGAGCAACAGCGCTGAGCGGCCTGAGGATTTTTACAAGCCCGGATTCGACGCCGCTAGCTGGGTTGATTTTCCCGTGCCGGGTCTTTGGGAGTTGAACGGCTACGGCGTGCCCCTGTATTATGATACCAAGTATCCGTTCGGCACGCCCAATCCGCCCTATATTCCGGCAGAGAAAAATCCCGTGGGCTCGTATCTCACCTCTTTTTCCGTGCCGCCAGAGTGGGAGGGACGGCAGCTGTTCATTCACTTTGGCGGTGTCAAGTCCGCCTATCAGGTCTGGGTGAATGGTCACTATGTGGGCTATACGGAGAACTCGTTCTCTCCCGCAGAGTTCAACATCACCCGCTTTGCCCGCACAGGGAAAAACACTCTTGCCGTTCAGGTCTTCAAGTTCTGTGACGGCAGTTACATGGAATGCCAGGGCATGTGGCATTATGGCGGGATTCTGCGCGATGTCTATTTGTATGCCGCCGCGGATGTGCATCTGGCTGATTATTTTCTCCGTTGCGACTTGGACGAAAAGTATGAAAACGCCCGTCTGTTCCTTACCGCCCGGATTAAAAACTATACTGACCTGGCCGTCCGCGGCGTACAACTGGACGTAGAGCTTGTCGACAGCCACGGAAAAACCGTTCAAACCGATCCTCCTCTGACGGCGCTGTTGCCGCAGCTGGCCACAGCGGGAGAGTCGGTTCTTGACATGACCTGCCATGTGGAGCGGCCGGCTCTTTGGACGAGCGAGCAGCCGAATTTGTATCAACTTTTTTTCACTTTACGCGACAGTCGCAACCGGCCGGCGGAAATACAGGAGTGTTGTTTTGGTTTTCGCGAGGTGGAGCTCAAGGATGCGCAGCTTCTCATCAACGGCCGCCCGGTCAAGCTCAAGGGCGCCAACCGGCATGAACATCTCTCGACCAGCGGCCAGGTGGTGACCTACGCCAGCATGGTACACGACATCCAGCTGATGAAGCAGAGCAATTTCAACGTGGTGCGCACCTCGCACTATCCGAATGATCCGCGCTGG
Encoded proteins:
- a CDS encoding aminotransferase class V-fold PLP-dependent enzyme, which codes for MISKTVDRRGFFRSVTGGMVGGLALLSMPKSSPARYLVAKDHDFSAQDENFWRVVRDQFPLQKTRIYMNNGTMGPSPFVVQEAMRSREELVNATGEYGGYEDSRPRLARFLNCSEDEIALTHNVTEGINIIAQGIRLRKGDEVILTNHEHLGNAIPWYARAKRDGVVVRAMPLGLDSQDVLNRLNDTITKKTRVIAVPHMTCTQGQILPGKEICRLAHDKGLWVMLDGAHPCGMFPVDVKELDCDFYASCGHKWMMAPKGTGFLYIKKEKLDLVEPIMTGAGSESQWDYETGLTAWAPSARRYNFGSQSAALSLGLCAATDFLDLLGLQNIAARGRMLADHLRQGLKNIPQVEILTPEEKQSYNSIIGFRLKNMPYNK